One genomic region from Terriglobus aquaticus encodes:
- the hemW gene encoding radical SAM family heme chaperone HemW — MASPVGIYISVPFCRAKCSFCNFASDAFPPERMQAYVDRLIQEIQRSPEAARALACEMPRTVDSIYLGGGTPSLLSPAQISDVFGALRRQFDLLPNAEISLEAAPGQIAELLLESALLSGINRVSLGVQSFVDREARAVGRLHTGDVCRAELERLQAAGVPRLSVDLIAGLPYQTPATWTESLRSVLESPAEHVSVYMLETDGDSRLGTEVEKIRSTSQLTVLGEQARYHASAVPSEEMCADLYHQACDTLASEGFAQYEISNFARPGAQSRHNLKYWQRAPYLGFGLDAHSMLLDENGRAVRFQNADELDGYLEATGPSETLPISDDAAFEEAVFLGLRLAQGVSIADLAAMRQPVRLRALVERARELSDDGLMTVSPDRLALTAQGRVLSSSVFGELLTVAA; from the coding sequence GTGGCTTCTCCAGTCGGAATCTACATCTCGGTCCCGTTCTGCCGGGCCAAGTGCAGCTTCTGCAATTTCGCGTCCGATGCATTTCCGCCCGAGCGCATGCAGGCGTATGTGGATCGGCTGATCCAGGAGATTCAGCGCTCGCCGGAAGCCGCCCGCGCGCTCGCCTGCGAGATGCCGCGCACGGTCGATTCCATTTACCTGGGTGGAGGAACGCCCTCGCTGCTTTCGCCTGCGCAAATCTCAGACGTGTTCGGGGCCCTGCGCCGGCAATTTGATCTGCTGCCAAATGCTGAAATCTCGTTGGAAGCCGCACCCGGACAGATCGCCGAGCTCTTGCTCGAATCGGCTCTGCTGTCCGGCATCAATCGCGTCTCTCTCGGTGTGCAGTCATTCGTGGACAGGGAAGCGCGTGCCGTAGGGCGCCTGCACACGGGCGATGTGTGCCGCGCAGAACTGGAGCGCCTGCAAGCCGCCGGTGTTCCCAGGCTGAGTGTGGACTTGATCGCCGGGCTGCCTTACCAGACCCCTGCAACTTGGACCGAATCGCTGCGGAGCGTACTTGAGAGCCCGGCGGAACATGTGTCGGTTTACATGCTGGAGACAGACGGCGATTCGCGGCTCGGCACCGAGGTCGAAAAGATTCGTTCCACCTCACAACTGACGGTCCTGGGAGAGCAGGCACGCTACCACGCTTCTGCCGTGCCCTCCGAGGAGATGTGCGCGGACTTGTACCACCAGGCTTGTGACACGCTAGCCAGCGAAGGTTTCGCACAGTACGAGATCTCGAATTTCGCTCGACCTGGCGCGCAGTCTCGTCACAATCTCAAGTACTGGCAACGCGCTCCGTACCTTGGGTTTGGTCTGGACGCGCATTCCATGCTGCTGGATGAGAACGGCCGTGCGGTGCGCTTTCAGAACGCGGATGAACTCGATGGGTATCTCGAGGCAACTGGACCGAGTGAGACCTTGCCTATCAGCGACGATGCCGCATTCGAAGAGGCCGTCTTTCTCGGCCTCCGCTTGGCGCAGGGTGTGTCGATCGCCGACCTGGCCGCCATGCGTCAACCTGTACGACTGCGCGCCCTCGTAGAGCGCGCTCGCGAACTTTCGGACGACGGCCTGATGACCGTCTCGCCGGACAGGCTCGCACTCACAGCACAGGGCCGCGTGCTGTCTTCATCCGTCTTCGGCGAACTACTCACCGTGGCCGCTTAG
- a CDS encoding ABC transporter ATP-binding protein: protein MAKADPNKRKREKKQGAAAEDDVLGKAYDSRLMRRLLTYLRPYRLASGLSLIAVLLKAGADVVGPYMVKLSVDRYMVDTPSPNPPWFVRYLSANALTGIAQCAGIYLVALLLSFGLEFVQTYLMQWTGQRVMFDLRSQIFRHLQRMHVGFYDKNPVGRLVTRVTSDVDALNEMFTSGVLAIFEDVFVLIFIVAIMLRMSWALALLTLAVLPVIMYITRLFRIAVRKSYRLIRAAIAKINAYTQEHISGMSVVQLFNREERSYAAFVKTNAEHRDAYVDQVQAYSLYYPAVEFLSTLAIAFVLWKGGLSVLFERRFLGSTVTLGVLVAFIQYAQRFFRPIQDLSEKYNILQAAMAASERVFGLIDTAPEIVSPANPVTPARTGNPALGSIEFRNVWFTYQPLTSEQEELVARLSAEELAAMPGIEWILRGVSFTIAADQTAAIVGHTGAGKTTITALMMRFYDIQRGSVLVDGVDVRQQSLEALRQRFGVVLQDAFLFTGTVRTNIRLGTARITDAEVEHAADEVNVGDFVRSLPHGFDTEVHERGATLSTGQKQLISFARALAHRPAILILDEATSSVDTETELRVRAALEAMITGRTSVLIAHRLSTIQRADLILVMHKGQLRESGTHHELLTQRGLYWKLYELQYKDQELARDLAIEAPLVPEGV, encoded by the coding sequence ATGGCGAAAGCCGATCCAAACAAGCGCAAGCGCGAAAAGAAGCAGGGCGCCGCGGCCGAAGACGACGTTCTCGGCAAAGCCTACGACAGCCGGCTCATGCGCCGCCTGCTCACGTACCTGCGCCCCTACCGTCTTGCGTCAGGGCTCAGCCTGATCGCCGTTCTGCTGAAAGCGGGCGCGGATGTGGTCGGTCCGTACATGGTAAAGCTGTCGGTCGATCGCTATATGGTCGACACGCCATCGCCGAACCCGCCGTGGTTCGTGCGATACCTGTCGGCGAATGCGCTTACCGGCATTGCGCAATGCGCAGGCATCTATCTGGTGGCGCTGCTTCTCAGCTTCGGCCTGGAGTTTGTGCAGACCTACCTGATGCAGTGGACGGGTCAGCGGGTCATGTTCGATCTGCGATCGCAGATCTTTCGCCACCTGCAGCGCATGCACGTCGGCTTCTACGACAAGAATCCGGTCGGCCGCCTGGTCACGCGGGTGACCAGCGACGTGGACGCGCTGAACGAAATGTTCACGTCCGGCGTTCTGGCGATCTTTGAGGATGTTTTCGTTCTCATCTTCATTGTCGCGATCATGCTGCGCATGAGCTGGGCGCTCGCCCTGCTCACGCTGGCGGTCCTGCCGGTGATCATGTACATCACCCGGCTGTTCCGCATCGCTGTACGCAAGAGTTACCGCCTCATTCGAGCGGCGATTGCCAAAATCAACGCGTACACGCAGGAACACATCAGCGGCATGAGCGTGGTGCAGTTGTTCAATCGCGAAGAGCGCTCCTACGCGGCATTTGTGAAGACCAATGCCGAGCATCGCGACGCGTATGTGGACCAGGTGCAGGCCTACTCGTTGTACTACCCTGCCGTTGAGTTCCTGTCGACGCTGGCCATCGCGTTTGTGCTGTGGAAAGGCGGCCTGAGCGTACTGTTTGAGCGCCGCTTCCTGGGCAGCACGGTCACGCTGGGTGTTCTGGTTGCGTTCATTCAATACGCCCAGCGATTCTTCCGCCCCATCCAGGACTTGAGCGAGAAGTACAACATTCTTCAGGCTGCAATGGCTGCGTCCGAACGCGTCTTCGGCCTGATCGACACTGCACCTGAGATCGTTTCGCCGGCCAATCCGGTCACGCCGGCGCGCACCGGCAACCCTGCGCTGGGGTCGATCGAGTTCCGCAATGTCTGGTTTACCTATCAGCCGTTGACGTCGGAGCAGGAGGAGCTTGTCGCTCGACTCTCTGCCGAAGAGCTTGCCGCAATGCCCGGCATTGAGTGGATCCTGCGCGGCGTCTCGTTCACCATCGCGGCCGACCAGACAGCCGCCATTGTCGGTCACACGGGTGCGGGCAAGACGACGATTACCGCGCTGATGATGAGGTTCTACGACATCCAGCGCGGCAGTGTGCTCGTCGATGGAGTGGACGTCCGGCAACAATCGCTGGAAGCCCTGCGGCAGCGCTTTGGGGTCGTCCTACAGGACGCCTTCCTCTTCACGGGGACGGTGCGCACGAATATCCGGCTGGGCACGGCGCGCATCACCGATGCCGAGGTAGAGCACGCGGCCGACGAGGTCAATGTAGGCGACTTCGTACGATCGCTTCCCCATGGCTTTGACACCGAGGTCCATGAGCGCGGCGCGACGCTTTCGACGGGGCAAAAGCAATTGATCAGCTTCGCGCGTGCGCTGGCGCACCGGCCGGCAATCCTGATCCTGGACGAGGCCACATCCTCCGTCGACACGGAGACGGAGCTCCGGGTACGTGCCGCGCTGGAGGCGATGATTACGGGCCGGACCTCCGTACTGATCGCGCATCGACTGTCCACCATCCAACGCGCAGATTTGATCTTGGTCATGCACAAGGGCCAACTGCGCGAATCCGGAACGCATCATGAATTGCTGACCCAGCGCGGCCTGTACTGGAAGCTGTATGAGCTGCAGTACAAGGATCAGGAGCTCGCCCGTGACCTTGCGATCGAGGCTCCCCTGGTGCCGGAAGGCGTGTAG
- a CDS encoding vWA domain-containing protein yields the protein MISGVRFAPVVLLLAACGGSISAQKNAPQEEGPSPTRVLVRADVKHDAAAPALRASDVTVNVGGREVPVVNVTPAIASAGLSAGARSQPLEVAVLLDEGLRTNFDTNLREVVDFARSTANGNTAVSVGYMRNGTVAFGQPFSTDPDVVAKGVRIPLSAPGISASPYFCLQDLLKHWPTRTGAPRVVIMITNGIDYYNGSVSPLNQDSPYVDETIRLAQKSNVPVYSIYFGGRAVNGFYSSSSGQNYLSELAQKTGGDTYNQGQITPPSIAPFFRQFQQALSRTYDVTFQDSGRDLQRLKISTNLPGVKLHAQEEVQAGTVRE from the coding sequence ATGATTTCAGGCGTACGTTTCGCCCCAGTTGTTCTGCTGTTGGCCGCGTGCGGCGGCTCTATCTCCGCACAGAAGAATGCTCCCCAGGAAGAGGGGCCGAGCCCGACGCGCGTGCTGGTGCGCGCAGACGTGAAGCATGATGCTGCCGCGCCCGCTCTACGAGCAAGCGACGTTACGGTCAATGTAGGTGGCCGGGAGGTTCCGGTTGTGAACGTGACCCCAGCGATCGCCTCTGCCGGTCTGTCGGCGGGCGCGCGGTCGCAGCCGCTCGAAGTAGCTGTACTGCTGGATGAGGGCCTTCGCACCAATTTCGACACCAATCTCCGCGAGGTCGTCGACTTCGCCCGCAGCACTGCCAATGGCAACACCGCGGTGAGCGTGGGCTACATGCGCAACGGCACCGTCGCGTTTGGGCAGCCGTTTAGCACTGACCCGGACGTAGTTGCCAAGGGCGTGCGGATCCCACTCTCCGCGCCCGGCATCAGCGCCAGCCCTTACTTCTGCCTGCAGGATCTGCTGAAGCACTGGCCCACCCGCACCGGAGCGCCGCGCGTGGTGATCATGATCACGAACGGGATCGACTACTACAACGGCTCCGTAAGTCCGCTGAACCAGGACAGTCCCTACGTGGACGAGACGATCCGCCTGGCGCAGAAGTCGAACGTGCCTGTGTATTCCATCTACTTCGGTGGACGCGCGGTCAACGGCTTCTACTCGAGTTCTTCGGGCCAGAACTACCTGAGTGAACTCGCCCAGAAGACCGGTGGCGATACCTACAACCAGGGCCAGATCACGCCGCCCTCCATCGCGCCGTTCTTCCGTCAGTTCCAGCAGGCACTCTCGCGTACCTACGACGTAACCTTCCAGGACAGCGGACGTGATCTGCAGCGCTTGAAGATAAGCACCAACCTGCCGGGAGTAAAGCTGCACGCGCAGGAAGAGGTGCAGGCTGGTACCGTTCGCGAGTAG
- a CDS encoding DUF47 domain-containing protein — MPKDRTFFDHFEELGRLLERSTSELSQSMSLWPASDGHVSQMEQARHEAHRVVRESLLRLDTAFITPFDREDILELSSRLYEVIAVIATSGRRMELYKLEEMHPSLRSHTAAIEVMARELASALRQLRKEVKLTALRPNLDEIGRQEEQARQARDRFLLELYSGQPDALQVMKKREVHDLMLEAIYLLDNLGRTVERILLKND; from the coding sequence ATGCCCAAAGATCGCACCTTCTTCGATCACTTCGAGGAACTCGGGCGTTTGCTGGAGCGCTCCACAAGTGAACTGAGCCAGTCCATGAGCCTATGGCCCGCGTCAGACGGGCACGTGAGCCAGATGGAACAGGCACGGCACGAGGCGCATAGGGTAGTTCGAGAAAGCCTCTTGAGACTGGACACTGCGTTTATCACTCCCTTTGACCGAGAGGACATTCTGGAACTGTCCAGCCGCCTGTATGAAGTGATCGCCGTAATCGCTACCAGCGGTCGGCGCATGGAGCTCTACAAGCTGGAGGAGATGCACCCTTCGCTTCGTTCGCATACCGCGGCCATTGAGGTGATGGCTCGCGAGCTTGCCTCCGCGCTGAGGCAACTGCGCAAGGAAGTGAAACTCACCGCGCTGCGGCCCAACCTGGACGAGATCGGGCGGCAGGAGGAGCAGGCTCGCCAGGCGCGCGATCGCTTTCTGCTGGAGCTGTACTCGGGCCAGCCGGATGCGTTGCAGGTGATGAAGAAGCGCGAGGTGCATGACCTGATGTTGGAGGCCATCTACCTCCTGGACAATCTCGGACGTACCGTTGAACGCATCCTGCTAAAGAACGATTAG
- a CDS encoding threonine aldolase family protein, which produces MPTSRELIDLRSDTVTKPTPAMREAMASADVGDDVYGEDPTVNRLEERAAQVFGREAAIFVPTGSMGNQIALHLHTRPGQDIICEARAHVLDWEMNMAAMFSGCQLRTISADRGVLTWQHITEALSTAGLYYKPQTGLVWLENTHNMAGGTVSSRAVMQEVIEGAHAAGLPVHLDGARIFNAAAALGTDVATLTDGFDSVNFCLSKGLCAPIGSILVGPRAFIDRARSVRKALGGGMRQVGILAAAGLIALNDMPARLHEDHSNARLLAERLGSVAGLRLEAMPETNIVFFVVDGGAPGVVAAMREAGVLASAVGDRRIRLVTHRDVSTEQCERAASVIAQILTSRN; this is translated from the coding sequence ATGCCCACTTCCCGCGAACTCATCGACCTGCGAAGCGACACCGTGACCAAGCCCACCCCGGCGATGCGCGAGGCGATGGCATCGGCGGACGTGGGTGACGATGTATACGGCGAAGATCCGACGGTGAACCGATTGGAAGAGCGTGCCGCCCAGGTCTTCGGCCGTGAGGCAGCCATCTTTGTCCCCACCGGCTCTATGGGCAATCAGATTGCTCTCCACCTGCACACCCGCCCGGGGCAGGACATCATCTGCGAAGCGCGTGCTCACGTGCTGGATTGGGAGATGAACATGGCCGCCATGTTCAGTGGCTGCCAGTTGCGCACCATCTCTGCAGATCGGGGCGTGCTTACCTGGCAGCACATCACCGAGGCGCTTTCAACGGCGGGCCTGTACTACAAGCCGCAGACGGGCCTCGTCTGGCTTGAGAACACGCACAACATGGCCGGTGGCACCGTTTCTTCTCGTGCAGTGATGCAAGAAGTCATCGAGGGCGCGCACGCAGCCGGTCTGCCCGTTCACCTCGACGGCGCGCGCATTTTCAACGCTGCCGCAGCTCTTGGTACCGACGTTGCCACGCTGACCGACGGCTTCGACTCGGTCAACTTCTGTCTGTCCAAGGGCCTGTGCGCGCCAATAGGATCCATCCTGGTCGGCCCTCGCGCTTTCATTGATCGTGCTCGCTCCGTTCGCAAGGCACTCGGAGGAGGCATGCGACAGGTCGGCATTCTGGCCGCTGCCGGGCTTATCGCTCTCAACGACATGCCCGCGCGCCTTCACGAGGATCACAGCAACGCCCGGCTTCTGGCCGAACGCCTCGGGTCCGTTGCCGGCCTTCGCTTGGAGGCGATGCCAGAGACCAACATTGTCTTCTTCGTCGTAGATGGGGGTGCGCCCGGCGTGGTCGCCGCCATGCGCGAAGCAGGCGTGCTGGCCAGCGCGGTTGGCGATCGGCGCATTCGGCTTGTCACGCATCGGGACGTATCCACGGAGCAGTGCGAACGCGCCGCGAGTGTGATCGCGCAGATCCTCACATCGCGTAACTAG
- a CDS encoding inorganic phosphate transporter — MHAIPLALVVLVVAIALLFDFLNGVHDAANSVATIVTTRVLTPTQAVAWAAFFNFVAAFVFGTGVAHTISNNLIDPAVMSVYIVLAGLLGAVVWNVLTWYLALPTSSSHAIISSLAGAALVKAGSHAILLRGWAPVLLFLVISPLIGMVLGYVFMHIVAWSTYRIPRERASKLFRSLQLFSAGAYSLGHGTNDAQKTMGIIVALLVSSGYSRYATSRHVLFGMHHEISLWIILSCHAAIALGTMIGGWRIVKTMGSRITPHLRPMGGFSAELAAAFTIGLATFAKVPISTTHAIGGAISGVGATRGVHAVRWVWARRIVYGWVLTFPGAALIGGLFYLLLHVTLEPLVGVAAR; from the coding sequence ATGCACGCGATCCCCCTAGCCCTGGTTGTCCTGGTTGTTGCAATCGCACTCCTGTTTGATTTCCTGAACGGGGTTCACGACGCCGCGAACTCAGTCGCGACCATTGTGACCACACGTGTGCTCACCCCAACGCAGGCCGTAGCCTGGGCAGCTTTCTTCAACTTTGTCGCGGCATTTGTCTTTGGAACCGGTGTGGCTCACACCATCAGCAATAACCTGATCGATCCGGCCGTGATGAGTGTGTACATTGTGCTTGCGGGACTGCTTGGAGCCGTAGTGTGGAACGTGCTCACTTGGTACCTGGCCCTGCCGACCAGTTCGTCGCACGCGATCATCTCTTCCCTTGCCGGCGCCGCCCTAGTCAAGGCCGGCTCTCACGCGATTCTGCTTCGCGGGTGGGCGCCGGTGCTGCTGTTCCTGGTGATCTCGCCCCTGATCGGCATGGTGCTGGGATACGTGTTCATGCACATTGTTGCGTGGAGCACTTATAGGATTCCGCGCGAACGCGCGAGCAAGCTGTTCCGGTCGCTCCAGTTGTTTTCCGCGGGCGCTTACTCGTTGGGTCATGGCACCAATGACGCGCAAAAGACGATGGGCATCATCGTCGCGCTGCTCGTCAGTTCCGGGTACTCTCGCTACGCCACATCACGGCACGTACTGTTCGGCATGCACCACGAGATTTCGCTATGGATCATCCTGAGCTGCCACGCTGCCATCGCGCTCGGGACAATGATTGGTGGCTGGCGCATCGTGAAGACCATGGGATCCAGGATCACCCCACATTTGCGGCCAATGGGTGGCTTTTCCGCAGAGCTGGCCGCGGCATTCACCATTGGGCTCGCGACTTTCGCCAAGGTACCCATCTCCACCACACACGCCATTGGCGGCGCGATCAGCGGTGTGGGCGCGACAAGAGGTGTGCACGCCGTGCGATGGGTTTGGGCCCGGCGCATCGTCTACGGCTGGGTGTTGACGTTTCCGGGCGCAGCACTGATTGGCGGCCTGTTCTACCTTCTGCTGCACGTCACGCTGGAGCCGCTTGTCGGAGTGGCGGCACGTTGA
- a CDS encoding TonB-dependent receptor produces MSHFTFQGRRAVVHACAAPLLFAFAVPLAQAATIRGTLRDPLGRGVPGTVALMQEGQEVTSASTDPDGTYVLSAKGRSGRFSVRATAAGFAMQSSAPLFASSEGAVEQNIFLRIQPRREDVTVTATGLPTPLEQTSVAVTLIPREELATRFGISDELRLQPGVSVVQSGGYGGITSLFVRGGDSTANLVMIDGVPANDVGGRFDFSNVSSTAVSGLESQRGPNSVLYGTDALAGTIRFDTPRGSSRPVFTYSGDAGNFHTWRNEAEISGAHRRLDGYAGVSRFDSSNALPGDRFHLTTVAANVGVQLATDLSLRGTVRSGVSATGVPGAWDFYGLASQAKQADQDLYLSGVLEGTLHGNLHQTARYLGARKREQYFEYGAVGTPVTAFGFTSYYGNVVTIRGANGTVATGQAEFFTGQNDRSDSVSDRDGVQYNADYRLTPHLAALAGFRFLQERGSYRSSFSTQDAERRDYQYTLQLQGDVLGRIFYSLGGALQHNTLYGTEGTPRLGIAGYAIRPGQGWLHGTRLHFNFSKGVQEPSLAAGLGSLYTTLAQAGNTAAIAQYHVDPIGALRNRTYEGGLEQSIYGQRLMLRANYFHNQFGRQVEYVGAADLQQYFGIPLSALVPGSYGAYTNSLDYRAQGVESALEYSPMHHLMFRGGYTYLDAKVERSFSGDVTAVLGGFPNTNPNYPDIPIGSSSPLIGARPFRRAPHTGFAVAEYASAKWTAGLKAAFSSRSDDSTFLSYASIAGDNSLLLPNRNLAYGFVRLDADATWQVRPQFALFSQMNNLLGQQRMGPIGYPALPFNFRVGVKVRLSRD; encoded by the coding sequence ATGTCTCATTTCACCTTCCAAGGAAGGCGCGCGGTTGTGCACGCTTGTGCCGCGCCCTTACTCTTCGCGTTCGCCGTTCCACTTGCCCAGGCAGCGACGATTCGAGGAACTCTGCGCGACCCACTCGGTCGCGGCGTTCCCGGTACGGTCGCGTTGATGCAAGAAGGCCAAGAAGTCACCTCTGCCTCCACGGATCCCGACGGCACCTACGTTCTGAGCGCAAAAGGTCGCAGTGGCCGTTTCAGCGTACGGGCGACGGCTGCTGGCTTTGCAATGCAAAGCTCGGCTCCGCTCTTTGCATCGAGTGAAGGAGCGGTCGAGCAGAATATCTTTCTGCGCATCCAGCCGCGCCGGGAGGACGTCACGGTGACCGCCACCGGTCTGCCGACGCCTCTGGAGCAGACCAGTGTCGCCGTTACGCTGATCCCTCGCGAGGAGTTAGCTACTCGCTTCGGCATCTCGGATGAGCTCCGACTTCAGCCCGGCGTTTCAGTCGTGCAGAGTGGCGGTTATGGCGGCATCACGAGCCTGTTCGTGCGCGGCGGAGACTCCACCGCGAACCTCGTAATGATCGACGGCGTGCCAGCCAACGATGTAGGCGGGCGGTTCGACTTTAGCAACGTGAGCAGCACCGCGGTCAGCGGGCTTGAATCACAGCGCGGTCCCAACAGCGTGTTGTACGGCACCGACGCGCTTGCCGGCACCATCCGGTTCGACACACCACGCGGCAGTTCACGGCCGGTGTTCACGTACTCCGGCGACGCCGGAAACTTCCATACCTGGCGCAACGAAGCCGAGATCTCCGGAGCGCACCGCAGGCTGGACGGCTATGCCGGTGTGAGCCGGTTCGACTCGTCGAATGCTCTGCCCGGCGATCGCTTCCACCTGACCACGGTGGCCGCGAACGTCGGCGTGCAGCTTGCCACCGATCTCTCCTTGCGCGGCACGGTGCGCAGCGGTGTGAGCGCTACTGGCGTGCCCGGAGCCTGGGACTTTTATGGTCTCGCCTCGCAGGCAAAGCAGGCCGACCAGGACTTATATCTGTCTGGCGTGCTCGAAGGCACCCTGCATGGCAACCTGCACCAGACCGCCCGGTATCTTGGCGCGCGCAAACGGGAACAGTACTTCGAGTACGGCGCGGTGGGCACACCGGTCACCGCTTTTGGCTTCACCAGCTACTACGGCAACGTGGTTACCATTCGGGGTGCGAACGGAACCGTCGCAACCGGACAGGCCGAGTTCTTCACGGGCCAGAACGACCGTTCCGACTCTGTTTCCGACCGCGATGGCGTGCAGTACAACGCCGACTACCGATTAACCCCTCATCTGGCTGCGCTGGCTGGCTTCCGCTTCTTGCAGGAGCGTGGCAGCTATCGCTCCTCGTTCTCGACGCAGGATGCGGAACGTCGCGACTACCAGTACACGCTGCAGTTGCAGGGCGATGTATTGGGTCGCATCTTCTACTCACTCGGCGGGGCGCTGCAGCACAATACCTTGTACGGGACGGAAGGCACACCTCGTCTCGGCATTGCCGGGTATGCAATCCGACCCGGCCAGGGCTGGCTGCATGGCACCCGTCTCCACTTCAACTTCAGCAAGGGCGTGCAAGAGCCTAGCCTAGCCGCCGGCTTGGGATCTCTGTATACCACCCTGGCGCAGGCGGGGAACACCGCTGCTATCGCGCAGTACCACGTGGACCCGATTGGAGCGTTACGCAACCGCACTTACGAAGGAGGTCTGGAGCAGAGCATTTACGGCCAGCGATTGATGCTGCGCGCGAACTACTTCCACAACCAGTTCGGCCGGCAGGTCGAATACGTAGGCGCCGCCGATTTGCAGCAGTATTTTGGCATTCCTCTCAGCGCACTGGTGCCGGGAAGCTACGGAGCGTATACGAACTCTCTGGATTATCGGGCTCAGGGCGTCGAGTCGGCCCTGGAATACAGCCCCATGCATCACCTCATGTTCCGGGGTGGATACACCTACCTCGACGCGAAGGTGGAGCGTTCGTTCAGTGGGGATGTGACCGCCGTCCTGGGAGGCTTTCCAAATACCAATCCCAACTACCCGGACATTCCCATCGGTAGCAGCTCTCCGCTGATTGGGGCAAGGCCGTTCCGGCGTGCTCCCCACACCGGCTTCGCTGTCGCGGAATATGCGTCCGCGAAGTGGACGGCTGGGTTAAAGGCGGCGTTCTCTTCGCGCTCTGACGACAGCACGTTTCTGTCGTACGCCAGCATTGCTGGCGACAATTCGCTGCTGCTGCCCAACCGCAATCTCGCCTACGGGTTCGTTCGGCTGGATGCAGATGCGACCTGGCAGGTGCGTCCGCAGTTTGCTCTGTTTAGCCAGATGAACAACCTGCTTGGTCAGCAACGCATGGGACCAATCGGTTACCCAGCGCTGCCGTTCAACTTCCGTGTCGGCGTCAAGGTGCGGCTCAGCCGCGACTGA